One window of Burkholderiales bacterium genomic DNA carries:
- a CDS encoding protein-L-isoaspartate O-methyltransferase has product MSARIDEMRDVEHMRFNMVEQQIRTWEVLDQRVLDLLFRIRREDYVPAQYKALAFADMEIPIGHGERMLQPKVEARMLQELTLAPTDKVLEIGTGSGYMTALLASVAQHVYSVDIHEDFTRAAAERLARNGIANVTLEAGDAAQGWDKHGPYDAIVVTGSVPVLPAAFKASLKTGGRLLVVVGEPPVMEARLITAVDAGAFNSVNLFETCIAPLKNAVQPEKFVF; this is encoded by the coding sequence ATGTCAGCCCGAATCGATGAGATGCGCGACGTCGAGCACATGCGCTTCAACATGGTGGAGCAGCAGATTCGCACCTGGGAAGTGCTCGACCAGCGCGTGCTCGATCTCCTCTTTCGCATCCGCCGCGAAGACTACGTGCCGGCGCAGTACAAGGCGCTCGCCTTCGCCGACATGGAGATCCCGATCGGTCACGGCGAGCGCATGCTCCAGCCCAAGGTCGAAGCGCGCATGCTGCAGGAGCTCACGCTGGCGCCGACCGACAAGGTGCTCGAAATCGGCACCGGCAGCGGCTACATGACCGCGCTGCTCGCCAGCGTCGCGCAGCACGTCTACAGCGTCGACATTCACGAGGACTTCACCCGGGCCGCCGCGGAGCGCCTCGCGAGGAACGGCATCGCCAACGTGACCCTGGAGGCCGGCGACGCGGCGCAAGGCTGGGACAAGCACGGCCCCTACGACGCGATCGTCGTGACCGGCTCGGTGCCGGTGCTTCCGGCCGCGTTCAAGGCGAGCCTCAAGACCGGCGGCCGGCTCCTCGTGGTCGTCGGCGAGCCCCCGGTGATGGAAGCGCGCCTCATCACCGCGGTCGACGCCGGCGCGTTCAACTCGGTCAACCTGTTCGAGACGTGCATCGCGCCGTTGAAGAATGCGGTGCAGCCCGAAAAATTCGTGTTCTGA
- the waaA gene encoding lipid IV(A) 3-deoxy-D-manno-octulosonic acid transferase produces MSVARLAYSAVAYLAVPAVLARLAWRSRAERGYAAHVAERFGLYGGRVASRPLVWVHAVSVGETHAAEPIVRALQARYPDHRVLLTHMTPTGRRAGERLYGDAVERAYLPYDLPDAVSRFLEHFRPAFGVIMETEIWPNLVHACRARGVPLFLANARLSERSYLGYRRLAALARESVERFTAIAAQTGADAERLRALGARNVTVTGSVKFDVAPPLEQLGLGRAWRESYGERPVVLAASTREGEEALVLDAFAALPERPLLVVVPRHPQRFDEVAALIERRGLAYVRRSAGIAPSRDTRIVLGDSMGEMPAYYAAADVAYIGGSLLPFGGQNLIEACAVGTPVFVGPHTYNFTEAAGQAVASGAAIRVADATALAHETMNVVKDEARLREMRERALEFARAHQGATDRVMQMIAATLP; encoded by the coding sequence ATGAGCGTCGCGCGCCTCGCCTACAGCGCGGTCGCGTATCTCGCCGTGCCCGCGGTGCTGGCGCGGCTCGCGTGGCGCTCGCGCGCCGAGCGCGGTTACGCTGCACACGTGGCCGAGCGCTTCGGCTTATACGGAGGGCGTGTAGCCTCGCGGCCGCTAGTGTGGGTGCACGCGGTGTCGGTCGGCGAGACGCACGCGGCCGAACCGATCGTGCGCGCGTTGCAGGCGCGCTATCCCGATCATCGCGTGCTGCTCACGCACATGACGCCGACCGGCCGGCGCGCGGGCGAAAGGCTGTATGGAGACGCCGTCGAACGCGCGTACCTCCCGTACGATCTCCCGGACGCGGTGTCGCGCTTCCTCGAGCATTTCAGGCCCGCTTTCGGCGTGATCATGGAGACCGAGATCTGGCCGAACCTCGTGCACGCGTGTCGCGCGCGCGGCGTTCCGCTGTTCCTCGCGAACGCCCGGCTGTCGGAGCGCTCGTATCTCGGCTATCGGCGGCTCGCGGCGCTCGCACGCGAGAGCGTCGAGCGTTTCACCGCGATCGCGGCGCAGACCGGGGCCGATGCGGAACGCCTCCGCGCGCTCGGCGCGCGCAACGTGACGGTCACCGGCAGCGTCAAGTTCGACGTCGCCCCGCCGCTGGAGCAACTCGGACTCGGCCGCGCGTGGCGCGAGAGCTACGGCGAGCGGCCGGTGGTGCTCGCCGCGAGCACGCGCGAAGGCGAGGAAGCGCTGGTGCTCGATGCGTTTGCCGCCTTGCCCGAGCGGCCGTTGCTCGTCGTCGTGCCGCGCCATCCGCAGCGCTTTGACGAGGTCGCGGCGCTCATCGAGCGCCGCGGGCTTGCGTACGTCAGGCGCAGCGCCGGCATTGCGCCGTCGCGGGACACCCGAATCGTGCTCGGCGACAGCATGGGCGAGATGCCCGCGTATTACGCCGCGGCGGACGTCGCCTATATCGGCGGCAGCCTGTTGCCTTTCGGCGGTCAGAATCTGATCGAAGCGTGCGCGGTCGGCACGCCGGTCTTCGTCGGGCCGCACACCTACAACTTCACCGAAGCGGCCGGGCAGGCGGTGGCGAGCGGCGCCGCGATCCGCGTCGCGGATGCGACGGCGCTCGCGCACGAAACGATGAACGTGGTGAAGGACGAAGCGCGGTTACGCGAGATGCGCGAGCGGGCGCTGGAGTTCGCGCGGGCGCATCAGGGAGCGACGGACCGGGTGATGCAGATGATTGCGGCGACGCTACCGTAG
- the waaC gene encoding lipopolysaccharide heptosyltransferase I produces the protein MPRILLVKTSSLGDVVHNFPVASDIAARVPGASIDWVVEEGFAGLPRLHRAVSRVIPLAIRRWRQSWWRADTRREVSAFLDELRSMRYDAVIDTQGLFKSAIVARAAHGVRYGYDWSSAREPLAPFYDRTFRVPRDAPAVERNRTLASLALSYAPPPAVDYGIASEAHSRLVRERYAVLVHATSAEAKLWPDERWAAVGNRLRSAGVRSLLPWGSPEEQRRSEKLSRSIEDAMIMPRRPLGDLTAVLADAECVIGVDTGLTHLAGALGTVTVGIYTATDPALTGLYGCARAANVGGRGQVPDADAVLREIERLKGGG, from the coding sequence GTGCCGCGCATACTGCTCGTGAAGACGTCTTCGCTCGGTGACGTCGTCCACAACTTTCCCGTGGCGAGCGACATCGCGGCGCGCGTTCCCGGCGCGAGCATCGACTGGGTCGTCGAAGAGGGTTTCGCCGGCCTGCCGCGGCTGCATCGCGCGGTGAGCCGCGTGATCCCGCTCGCGATACGGCGCTGGCGGCAGTCGTGGTGGCGCGCCGATACGCGTCGCGAGGTCTCGGCGTTTCTCGACGAGCTCCGGTCGATGCGCTACGACGCGGTCATCGATACGCAGGGATTGTTCAAGAGCGCGATCGTCGCGCGCGCCGCGCACGGCGTGCGCTACGGCTATGACTGGTCCAGCGCACGCGAGCCGCTCGCGCCGTTCTACGACCGCACCTTTCGCGTGCCGCGGGATGCGCCCGCGGTCGAGCGCAACCGCACGCTCGCCTCGCTCGCGCTGTCCTATGCGCCGCCGCCCGCGGTCGATTACGGCATCGCGTCCGAAGCGCACTCGCGCCTGGTGCGCGAGCGCTACGCGGTGCTGGTGCACGCGACGAGCGCCGAAGCGAAGCTCTGGCCCGACGAGCGCTGGGCGGCGGTCGGCAACCGTCTGCGCTCCGCCGGCGTGCGATCGCTGCTGCCGTGGGGCAGCCCCGAAGAGCAGCGCCGCAGCGAAAAGCTCTCGCGCTCCATCGAGGACGCGATGATCATGCCGCGGAGGCCGCTCGGCGATCTGACCGCGGTCCTCGCGGATGCCGAATGCGTGATCGGCGTCGACACCGGTCTCACGCATCTCGCGGGCGCGCTCGGTACGGTCACCGTCGGCATCTACACCGCGACCGATCCCGCGCTCACCGGGCTGTACGGCTGCGCGCGCGCGGCGAACGTCGGCGGACGGGGCCAGGTGCCGGACGCCGACGCGGTGCTGCGCGAGATCGAGCGCCTGAAAGGCGGCGGATGA
- the rfbB gene encoding dTDP-glucose 4,6-dehydratase, which translates to MQPTILVTGGAGFIGSNFVRAWMAAETDTVVNLDKLTYAGNRASLADLDGDPRHVFVHGDIADATLVAQLLGQHRPRAIVHFAAESHVDRSISGPAPFVQTNVVGTFTLLEAAREYWSRAPSGERDAFRFLHVSTDEVYGSLAPDDRPFTERSRYAPNSPYAASKAGADHLVRSYRHTYGLPTLIGNCSNNYGPYQFPEKLIPLTIFNALRGGRIPVYGDGAQVRDWLHVSDHCAALRTMLAHAAPGATYNIGGNAERANLEVVRALCALVDAMRPEGAPRSRLIEHVADRPGHDRRYAIDGSAIARDLGWRPRVAFDEGLRATIEWYLANGAWVDSVTSGEYRRWIDVQYCVSRRA; encoded by the coding sequence ATGCAACCGACCATCCTCGTCACCGGCGGCGCCGGCTTCATCGGCTCGAACTTCGTGCGCGCGTGGATGGCGGCGGAGACCGACACCGTCGTCAATCTCGACAAGCTCACGTATGCCGGCAACCGCGCGAGCCTCGCCGATCTCGACGGCGATCCGCGTCACGTCTTCGTGCACGGCGACATCGCCGACGCAACGCTGGTCGCGCAACTGCTCGGGCAGCACCGACCGCGCGCCATCGTGCACTTCGCGGCCGAGAGTCACGTCGATCGCTCGATCTCCGGACCCGCGCCTTTCGTGCAGACCAACGTGGTCGGCACGTTCACGCTGCTCGAAGCGGCGCGCGAATACTGGTCGCGTGCGCCGTCGGGAGAGCGCGACGCGTTCCGCTTCCTGCACGTCTCGACCGACGAAGTGTACGGCTCGCTCGCGCCCGACGATCGGCCGTTCACCGAGCGCTCGCGCTACGCGCCGAACAGCCCGTACGCGGCTTCCAAGGCCGGCGCCGATCACCTGGTGCGCTCGTATCGCCACACCTACGGCTTGCCCACGCTCATCGGCAACTGCTCGAACAACTACGGTCCGTACCAGTTTCCGGAGAAGCTCATCCCGCTCACGATCTTCAACGCGCTGCGCGGCGGGAGGATTCCGGTGTACGGCGACGGCGCGCAGGTGCGCGACTGGCTGCACGTCTCCGACCACTGCGCAGCCTTGCGCACGATGCTCGCGCACGCGGCGCCGGGCGCGACCTACAACATCGGCGGCAACGCCGAGCGCGCCAACCTCGAGGTGGTGCGCGCGCTGTGCGCGCTCGTCGACGCGATGCGCCCCGAAGGCGCGCCGCGCTCGCGCTTGATCGAGCACGTCGCCGACCGTCCGGGACACGACCGGCGTTACGCGATCGACGGCTCGGCGATCGCGCGCGATCTCGGCTGGCGGCCGCGCGTCGCGTTCGACGAGGGGCTGCGCGCGACGATCGAGTGGTACCTGGCCAACGGCGCATGGGTCGACAGCGTCACCAGCGGCGAATACCGGCGCTGGATCGACGTGCAGTACTGTGTAAGCCGGCGCGCATGA
- the rfbC gene encoding dTDP-4-dehydrorhamnose 3,5-epimerase codes for MSALHVAATDIPGVLVLAPRVFADARGAFFESWNEAAFARATGVDARFVQDNHSVSMKSVLRGLHYQLAKPQGKLVRVVVGEVYDVAVDLRRSSKTFGRWTGVRLSAGNRLMQWVPVGCAHGFVVLSERAEVLYKTTEFYSPADERSIAWNDPDLAIDWPLEGRPLLSDRDARATRFAEAELFP; via the coding sequence ATGAGCGCGCTGCACGTCGCAGCGACCGACATCCCGGGCGTGCTCGTCCTCGCCCCGCGCGTCTTCGCCGACGCGCGCGGCGCATTCTTCGAAAGCTGGAACGAGGCGGCGTTCGCTCGAGCGACCGGCGTCGACGCACGCTTCGTGCAGGACAACCATTCGGTCTCGATGAAGAGCGTGCTGCGCGGCCTGCACTACCAGCTGGCGAAGCCGCAGGGCAAGCTCGTGCGCGTCGTCGTGGGCGAGGTCTACGACGTCGCGGTCGACCTGCGGCGCTCGTCGAAGACCTTCGGGCGGTGGACCGGCGTGCGGCTTTCCGCCGGGAACCGGCTGATGCAGTGGGTGCCGGTCGGCTGCGCGCACGGCTTCGTCGTGCTCTCCGAGCGCGCCGAGGTGCTCTACAAAACGACCGAGTTCTACTCGCCCGCGGACGAGCGCAGCATCGCGTGGAACGATCCCGATCTCGCGATCGACTGGCCGCTCGAAGGCCGCCCGCTGCTCTCCGATCGCGACGCGCGCGCGACGCGCTTCGCCGAAGCCGAGCTGTTTCCGTGA
- the rfbD gene encoding dTDP-4-dehydrorhamnose reductase, protein MTVLLFGTGGQIGWHLARLLPELGETRALAHADLDLADLEAVRSAVRDARPRIVVNAAAYTDVDRAESDSARAHAVNAAAPGVMAEEARGLGALLVHYSTAFVFDGAADRPYLESDPPNPVNEYGRSKLAGEDAILASGAEHLIFRTNWVYDARRRNFVTTLLSLAEQRDELRVVDDQVGAPTWALAIARATVSALANRGADRSGTYNLTATGSVTRAAFARRLFERMTARRARPAPRIVPVPSAEFPAPAARPANSVLDTRRFSADFGVALHDWDSDLAAFVGAQNA, encoded by the coding sequence GTGACCGTCCTGTTGTTCGGCACGGGCGGGCAGATCGGCTGGCATCTTGCGCGGCTCCTGCCCGAACTGGGCGAGACGCGCGCGCTCGCTCACGCCGACCTCGATCTCGCCGACTTGGAAGCGGTGCGCTCGGCGGTGCGGGACGCGCGTCCGCGCATCGTGGTGAACGCCGCCGCTTACACCGATGTGGATCGCGCGGAATCGGACAGCGCGCGCGCGCATGCGGTCAACGCCGCGGCCCCGGGCGTCATGGCGGAGGAAGCCCGCGGCTTGGGCGCGCTGCTGGTGCACTACTCCACGGCTTTCGTGTTCGACGGCGCCGCCGATCGCCCGTACCTCGAGAGCGACCCACCGAATCCGGTCAACGAATACGGCCGCTCCAAGCTCGCCGGCGAGGACGCGATCCTCGCCTCCGGCGCCGAGCATCTGATCTTCCGCACCAACTGGGTGTACGACGCGCGCCGCCGGAACTTCGTGACGACGCTGCTCTCGCTCGCGGAGCAGCGCGACGAGCTGCGCGTCGTCGACGACCAGGTCGGTGCGCCGACGTGGGCCCTCGCGATCGCGCGCGCGACCGTGAGCGCGCTCGCGAACCGCGGCGCGGACCGCTCGGGAACCTACAACCTCACCGCCACCGGCAGCGTGACGCGCGCCGCTTTCGCGCGGCGTTTGTTCGAACGCATGACGGCGCGCCGCGCGCGGCCGGCGCCGCGCATCGTGCCCGTACCGAGCGCCGAGTTTCCGGCGCCCGCGGCGCGTCCCGCGAACAGCGTGCTCGACACGCGCCGCTTCAGCGCCGATTTCGGCGTCGCGCTGCACGACTGGGATAGCGATCTCGCGGCGTTCGTCGGCGCGCAGAACGCCTAG
- a CDS encoding NAD-dependent epimerase/dehydratase family protein, giving the protein MATVLVTGAAGFVGAAAVRAFAAAGWSVRAAVRAGAQPNTSRVEWRAVGDIAAPHAWDGVTRGVDCVVHAAARVHIRQDRAPEARAAFHDVNVAATRRLALQAASDGVRRFVFVSSIGVNGTRTGARGYSEADPPQPHNAYSKSKLEAEHALFDVARDTGLEVVVLRPPLVYGRDAPGNFRMLAKWIARGWPLPFGAIDDNRRSVVFIENLTDAMRACATDARAVNKVFLVADGEPVSTAQLVRAMAAAMRRPSRLWNVPKPLLERAADAVGALRPLLDSLVIDTARLRHDLGWTPPYTLEQGLEKTFAG; this is encoded by the coding sequence GTGGCGACCGTCCTGGTCACCGGCGCGGCGGGCTTCGTGGGGGCGGCTGCGGTACGCGCGTTCGCCGCAGCGGGGTGGAGCGTGCGCGCGGCGGTCCGCGCCGGCGCGCAGCCCAATACCTCCCGCGTCGAATGGCGTGCGGTCGGGGACATCGCCGCGCCGCACGCGTGGGACGGCGTCACGCGCGGCGTCGACTGCGTCGTGCACGCCGCGGCGCGGGTGCACATACGCCAGGACAGGGCGCCCGAAGCTCGCGCGGCATTCCACGACGTCAATGTCGCGGCGACGCGCCGTCTCGCGCTGCAGGCGGCGAGCGACGGTGTGCGCCGCTTCGTCTTCGTCAGCTCGATCGGCGTCAACGGCACCCGCACGGGCGCGCGAGGCTACTCCGAGGCCGATCCGCCGCAGCCGCACAATGCGTACAGCAAATCGAAGCTCGAAGCCGAGCACGCGCTGTTCGACGTCGCGCGCGACACCGGGCTCGAGGTCGTGGTCCTGCGTCCGCCGCTCGTCTACGGACGAGACGCGCCGGGCAACTTCCGCATGCTCGCGAAGTGGATCGCGCGCGGCTGGCCGCTGCCGTTCGGCGCGATCGACGACAACCGCCGCAGCGTGGTCTTCATCGAGAACCTCACCGATGCGATGCGCGCGTGCGCGACCGACGCCCGCGCGGTGAACAAGGTGTTCCTCGTCGCCGATGGCGAGCCGGTGTCGACCGCGCAACTGGTGCGCGCGATGGCCGCGGCGATGCGGCGGCCGTCACGTCTGTGGAACGTGCCCAAGCCGCTGCTCGAGCGTGCGGCGGACGCGGTGGGCGCGCTGCGCCCGCTGCTCGATTCGCTGGTGATCGATACGGCGCGCCTGCGGCACGACCTCGGCTGGACGCCGCCTTACACGCTCGAGCAGGGCCTCGAGAAGACCTTCGCCGGCTAG
- a CDS encoding glycosyltransferase family 2 protein, with product MSPGVSIVTPAYNAAKYIAETVASVQAQTHTEWEMIVVDDCSRDDTRAVVRGLAGRDARVRLVEQAVNGGPARARQAALDAARYPHVAFLDADDLWLPQKLERQLGFMRERGAAFTFTEYRRISDDGARVGKRVRVPDRMTYSRLLGNTAIATSTVLIDRGATGPLAMTETYYDDFVLWLGILKRGFVAEGLHEDLMRYRVLAKSVSRNKANSAKHVWRTYRDVERLPLVRSAWAFAGYASRALLKYRSF from the coding sequence GTGAGCCCGGGCGTCTCGATCGTCACGCCGGCCTACAACGCGGCGAAGTACATCGCCGAGACCGTCGCTTCGGTACAGGCGCAGACCCACACCGAGTGGGAGATGATCGTGGTGGACGACTGCTCGCGCGACGACACCCGCGCCGTCGTGCGCGGCCTCGCCGGGCGCGACGCGCGCGTGCGCCTCGTCGAGCAGGCGGTGAACGGCGGACCCGCGCGCGCGCGCCAGGCCGCGCTCGACGCCGCGCGCTATCCGCACGTCGCTTTCCTCGACGCCGACGACCTGTGGCTGCCGCAGAAGCTCGAGCGCCAGCTCGGATTCATGCGCGAGCGCGGCGCCGCGTTCACGTTCACCGAGTATCGCCGCATCTCCGACGACGGCGCGCGCGTCGGCAAGCGGGTGCGCGTGCCCGATCGCATGACGTACTCGCGCCTCCTCGGCAACACCGCGATCGCGACCTCGACGGTGCTGATCGACCGCGGTGCGACCGGCCCTCTGGCGATGACCGAGACCTACTACGACGATTTCGTGCTGTGGCTCGGCATCCTCAAGCGCGGCTTCGTCGCCGAAGGGCTGCACGAGGACCTGATGCGCTATCGCGTGCTGGCGAAGTCGGTGTCGCGCAACAAGGCTAATTCCGCCAAGCACGTCTGGCGCACCTACCGCGACGTCGAGCGGCTGCCGCTCGTGCGCTCGGCGTGGGCGTTCGCGGGCTACGCGTCCCGCGCGCTGCTCAAGTACCGCAGCTTCTGA
- a CDS encoding surface carbohydrate biosynthesis protein, with amino-acid sequence MARTSRSAHAKAALVVDNPKRDLAGLVLVAHELAKLGVEPYLVPMYQQGYDVPLIAPDAVLVNYARTTNRALLAGYRALGARVIVMDTEGGVLSESGVDSPANWAQHLRESGLDANLDRYLFWGSRVRGAFAEAGVLPDERLELTGCPRYDYCHARWSGLLAYPERGFILVNTNFSAINPQFTRSAEDEMAIFQSTGWPREYVLALFEDLRAVFPRYLDAVAGMAKRNPQRRIVVRPHPFEDATVYQRRYAEIPNVTVDGAGNVLNVLNAADCMVHLNCGSSVETVLLGKTPISLEYLNTERMRSHASLPSSISCHARDEGDLDRLVNTPSERAQRWDAAAVRARYIEPWFYVIDGGASARTAAAIAATVNESPRRVRTSLARSAAGGVTRPSRGQLAQGLASHLVGSHAVAALRARVSRARRHKTFSPSEVSGLLRRLAQVDGAPRALRAERARHPLTGAPLSSLKLSFEAAR; translated from the coding sequence GTGGCGCGCACCTCCCGTTCCGCGCACGCTAAAGCGGCGCTCGTCGTCGACAACCCGAAGCGCGATCTCGCCGGGCTGGTGCTCGTCGCACACGAGCTCGCCAAGCTCGGCGTCGAGCCCTACCTCGTGCCCATGTACCAGCAGGGATACGACGTGCCGCTCATCGCGCCCGATGCGGTGCTGGTGAACTACGCGCGCACCACCAATCGCGCGCTGCTCGCCGGCTACCGTGCGCTCGGCGCGCGCGTCATCGTCATGGACACCGAAGGCGGCGTGCTCTCCGAATCCGGCGTCGACAGCCCGGCGAACTGGGCGCAGCACCTGCGCGAGAGCGGCCTCGACGCGAACCTCGACCGCTATCTGTTCTGGGGCTCGCGCGTGCGCGGTGCGTTCGCCGAAGCAGGCGTGCTGCCGGACGAGCGGCTGGAACTCACCGGCTGCCCGCGCTACGACTACTGCCACGCGAGGTGGAGCGGCCTTCTCGCTTACCCGGAGCGGGGATTCATCCTGGTCAACACCAACTTCTCGGCGATCAACCCGCAGTTCACGCGCTCGGCCGAGGACGAGATGGCGATCTTCCAGAGCACCGGTTGGCCGCGCGAGTACGTGCTCGCGCTGTTCGAGGACCTGCGGGCGGTGTTTCCGCGCTACCTCGACGCCGTCGCCGGCATGGCGAAGCGCAATCCGCAGCGCAGGATCGTCGTGCGCCCGCATCCGTTCGAGGACGCGACGGTGTACCAGCGCCGTTACGCCGAGATCCCGAACGTCACCGTCGACGGCGCCGGCAACGTGCTCAATGTGCTCAACGCCGCGGACTGCATGGTGCATCTCAACTGCGGCAGCTCGGTCGAGACCGTGCTCCTCGGGAAGACCCCGATCTCGCTCGAGTACCTCAACACCGAGCGCATGCGCAGCCACGCCAGCCTTCCGTCGTCGATCAGCTGTCACGCGCGGGACGAGGGCGATCTGGACCGCCTCGTGAATACGCCGAGCGAGCGCGCGCAGCGCTGGGACGCCGCGGCGGTACGGGCCCGCTACATCGAGCCTTGGTTCTACGTCATCGATGGCGGCGCGTCCGCGCGCACCGCGGCCGCGATCGCCGCAACGGTGAACGAGAGCCCGAGGCGCGTTCGGACTTCGCTCGCACGCTCTGCGGCGGGCGGCGTTACGCGGCCGAGCCGGGGCCAGCTCGCGCAGGGCCTCGCGTCGCATCTGGTCGGCTCGCACGCGGTCGCCGCGCTGCGCGCGAGGGTGAGCCGCGCGCGCCGGCACAAGACGTTTTCGCCGTCCGAGGTCTCGGGGCTGCTCCGGCGCCTCGCGCAGGTCGACGGCGCGCCGCGCGCGCTGCGCGCCGAGCGTGCGCGGCATCCGCTCACCGGCGCGCCGCTCTCGAGCCTGAAGCTCTCGTTCGAGGCCGCGCGATGA
- a CDS encoding lipopolysaccharide biosynthesis protein, which produces MYGSLSVAQLFGRFSSNAAVYGVSLVITRAGWILLLPIYWTRLSPEDYGIIGIAAAIQMFLNPVLSLGLYDAVQRFYFDWAENERRRRVAALWIIALAWSAVVCGTLLAAGDALFGRIYTQVPFFPYLAATVATAFFANFMQFPLATLRMRERAGLYGILNVASFASQAAITIALVIVYDQGVAGYLWGVAANAAVWAIVAVALMAKETTLSFRLSDAREPLRYALPTVPLAILDGLSSLLDRYFLDKHVGLRDIGLYNLGNQFGTAFSMFNVMMKTSWMPFLYRVVAERSDAPSIVSRFAVYYLTVLAVVALGVALLAKDLIDILGDPRYAGAYAYVPAFVLLYYIQAIAAAMGRGMDLAKKTALWPLVAMVSIVTAIVALSLLVPAWGAQGAVAALVIAAGVRVTTQVALSVHYYPRPLRLGQLVLMWGIALAAFWLGCTVPWPGLWSSIAGKTAIIAIAAVALARVGFGAAAFAAVLARLSSARAKQG; this is translated from the coding sequence GTGTACGGCTCCTTAAGCGTCGCCCAGCTCTTCGGCCGCTTCTCCTCGAACGCCGCGGTGTACGGCGTCAGCCTCGTCATTACCCGCGCAGGCTGGATACTGCTGCTGCCGATCTACTGGACGCGGCTCTCGCCGGAGGACTACGGCATCATCGGGATCGCCGCGGCGATCCAGATGTTCCTGAACCCGGTCCTCAGCCTCGGCCTCTACGATGCGGTGCAGCGCTTCTATTTCGACTGGGCCGAAAACGAACGGCGGCGTCGCGTAGCCGCGCTGTGGATCATCGCGCTCGCGTGGAGCGCCGTCGTCTGCGGGACGTTGCTCGCCGCGGGCGACGCCCTCTTCGGCCGCATCTACACCCAGGTGCCGTTCTTCCCGTATCTCGCCGCGACGGTCGCGACCGCGTTCTTCGCGAACTTCATGCAGTTCCCGCTGGCGACCTTACGCATGCGCGAGCGCGCCGGGCTGTACGGGATCCTCAACGTCGCGTCGTTCGCGTCGCAGGCGGCGATCACGATCGCGCTCGTCATCGTCTACGACCAGGGTGTCGCCGGCTATCTGTGGGGCGTGGCTGCGAACGCCGCGGTCTGGGCGATCGTCGCCGTCGCGCTGATGGCGAAAGAGACGACGCTCTCCTTCCGCCTTTCCGACGCGCGCGAGCCGCTGCGTTACGCGCTGCCGACCGTGCCGCTCGCAATACTCGACGGGCTGAGCAGCCTGCTCGACCGCTACTTCCTGGACAAGCACGTTGGGCTGCGCGACATCGGCCTGTACAATCTCGGCAACCAGTTCGGAACCGCCTTCAGCATGTTCAACGTGATGATGAAGACGTCCTGGATGCCGTTCCTGTACCGCGTGGTGGCCGAGCGCAGCGACGCGCCGAGCATCGTGTCGCGCTTCGCGGTGTACTACCTCACCGTCCTTGCCGTCGTCGCGCTCGGCGTCGCCCTGCTCGCCAAAGACCTCATCGACATCCTCGGCGATCCGCGCTATGCCGGCGCCTATGCCTACGTTCCTGCTTTCGTGCTGCTCTATTACATCCAGGCGATCGCCGCGGCCATGGGCCGCGGCATGGACCTCGCCAAGAAGACCGCGCTGTGGCCGCTGGTGGCGATGGTGTCGATCGTCACCGCGATCGTCGCGCTCTCGCTGCTCGTGCCCGCGTGGGGCGCACAGGGCGCGGTCGCCGCGCTGGTCATCGCCGCGGGGGTGCGCGTGACCACGCAGGTGGCGCTGTCGGTGCACTACTATCCGCGTCCGCTCAGGCTGGGCCAGCTCGTGCTGATGTGGGGGATCGCGCTGGCCGCTTTCTGGCTGGGCTGCACCGTGCCGTGGCCGGGGCTGTGGAGCTCGATCGCGGGCAAGACCGCGATCATCGCGATCGCCGCGGTCGCTCTCGCGCGCGTCGGCTTCGGCGCCGCGGCCTTCGCCGCGGTGCTCGCGCGGCTGTCGTCCGCACGGGCGAAGCAGGGGTAG